The Montipora foliosa isolate CH-2021 chromosome 1, ASM3666993v2, whole genome shotgun sequence DNA segment CCTTCTACGAGGCAAAGAGATCTTACGCAaagtaataatttttattaagtAGTACTGGTTATGCAAATTAGTACAGTTGTTGCACAAGTCTGAGTTTGCTTTGTTACAGGTGTTTTCCACTAACTACCTGCATAGAATCTATTAACAGAGTTTTACTTCTAACACTAACCCTTTGGTTGAATTTATAGAGAACGCCACCAGTGATATTGAGATCTAAGTTGTTTGCTTCCACCGTTGGGAATGGTGAATCAGACAAACTAGGCACTCCTACAGGTATACCATAATGATTCCAAACTGTCAGGCACTAAAGTGATGGCTTTTGTTGTTTGGGAAGTTCTTATTCAAGTGGGGCACTTGATTCCTTTTTACAAAGAACCAAATGTGAAAAGCAGCATTTTAAAAGCCCATTTTCACCTTAGATGCAACAcgattttttgttgttttgaatcTCGAATTGGGTATTCCCATTTGCCAACTATTTTTGTTGCGCCAGTTCTTGTTGTTGCTGTGGTTTAACAAGTGAAACCGCTAAAATTACCTTTTATCTTTAAATAGTCGATTGATTTAGACATTGTAGAATCACCAGAGTCAGAGTCATAATTGGGGATTTAAATCTCACTGTCAGAagacaaggaaaggaaaggaaaggaaaggaactttatttacgtGTCTAGTTGTTCCAgtgctgaagcactaattggggacactgtaaactgaaattaacaattaatgcaaatcaagtcaaatgatggtctctgaggagaggggaaaccggagtacctggagaaaacctctcgatgtagaggagagaaccaacaagctcaacccacatatgacacagAGTCTGGAAATCAAACCTGAgccacatttgtgggaggcAAAAGCTCTCatcactgtgccatccctgcacccctaatgAATGGGTTAAAAGTGGACCTAGGTGGTTTTAAGGAGGTCGAAGGTGTCTGCTAAGGGTCTGatgtttcagttgtcctttcttCTGTCGCCAAGCCACCAGATTCCCAAATATTTACGTTTTTGCATTCATGATTTTTATTTTCTGCTTTTGCAGCAGAAGATAACAGCACATACAAGGTTCAAGAGTACTTTTCATACAACAAGTATTCCTTCTATGATTTGGAGAATGTTATTGATTCATCAGGACGACGGCAAATCCAACCTGACCCAGTAGTAAAGTATCAGCACACAGATCCTTGGGCAAAAAAGGCTGAGACCAGTGCTTCATAGTTgtgaaacagaaacagaatCAGTAGTCGCTCAGGTTCAGAATAGCCATGCAAAAAAAGTCTTGTAATTCATGTTATAATTCAGGTTATGGTATAAAGCAAGTTTGTCCATATTCAACCAAAGGAGAACTTCTCATCCCACattcaatttgtaaatattacgaGATGTTTTTTGATTCCCCATTTCTGTGTGGTAATTTCTTTCTCTAACTGATGTTTAATAACGAGCAAGTTGCAGTAATTTTCCT contains these protein-coding regions:
- the LOC138005548 gene encoding uncharacterized protein isoform X1, which translates into the protein MAAMSSIVRVFSKNVRHFVLRTPPVILRSKLFASTVGNGESDKLGTPTAEDNSTYKVQEYFSYNKYSFYDLENVIDSSGRRQIQPDPVVKYQHTDPWAKKAETSAS
- the LOC138005548 gene encoding uncharacterized protein isoform X2 — translated: MAAMSSIVRVFSKNVRHFVLRTPPVILRSKLFASTVGNGESDKLGTPTEDNSTYKVQEYFSYNKYSFYDLENVIDSSGRRQIQPDPVVKYQHTDPWAKKAETSAS